One genomic region from Candidatus Mesenet endosymbiont of Agriotes lineatus encodes:
- a CDS encoding aspartate kinase — translation MILVKKFGGTSVADLNCILHVAKLIKDDVDKGKSVIAVVSAMASFTNEMISKITQLSNLSYSQEELSERDVVLSAGEQISCGFLTLALESLGIKAKSWLGWQISINTDDAYGKARIKDIQVDKLKASFKNYSVAIVAGFQGVHNNRITTLGRGGSDTSAIAIAAALGAKICEIYTDVDGIYTADPNVVSKARKLDSISYEEMLEMSSLGAKVLQIRCVELAMKYNIKINILSTFAQSKGTLLLSKEEVVERNLITGITCDVHEASVTLKKVPFGFLPVFELIAKANINVDMISQNMNNEKNDITFTIQRTDVSQTKNLLKENKDKILYDSLSIDESVAKVSIIGVGMLSHSGVAYQMFKTLNEKGINILAITTSEIKISVLIPEDYAELAVRALHTVYDLDSSESIS, via the coding sequence ATGATTCTTGTTAAAAAATTTGGTGGCACTTCCGTAGCAGATTTAAACTGTATTTTACATGTTGCTAAGCTAATAAAAGATGATGTGGATAAAGGCAAAAGTGTAATTGCAGTAGTTTCAGCTATGGCTAGTTTTACAAATGAGATGATCAGTAAAATAACTCAGCTTTCAAACCTAAGCTATAGTCAAGAAGAGTTATCAGAACGTGACGTTGTACTCTCTGCTGGTGAGCAAATTTCTTGTGGTTTTTTAACTCTTGCTCTTGAATCTTTGGGCATAAAAGCAAAGTCATGGCTTGGTTGGCAAATATCTATTAATACTGATGATGCTTACGGTAAAGCAAGGATTAAAGACATTCAAGTTGATAAACTAAAAGCATCCTTTAAGAATTATTCAGTTGCCATTGTTGCTGGATTCCAGGGAGTACATAATAACAGAATCACAACCTTAGGAAGAGGAGGGTCAGATACATCTGCGATTGCCATAGCTGCAGCTTTAGGTGCAAAAATATGTGAAATTTACACTGACGTTGATGGGATATATACTGCTGATCCAAATGTCGTTTCAAAGGCAAGAAAACTTGATAGTATTTCCTATGAAGAAATGCTCGAGATGTCGTCTCTAGGAGCTAAAGTCTTGCAAATACGCTGCGTTGAGCTGGCGATGAAATACAATATAAAAATAAATATATTGTCTACTTTTGCACAAAGTAAGGGTACACTTTTGTTAAGTAAGGAGGAAGTTGTGGAAAGAAATTTAATTACAGGAATTACGTGTGATGTACATGAAGCAAGTGTGACTTTAAAAAAGGTTCCTTTTGGGTTTTTGCCTGTTTTTGAGCTTATAGCTAAAGCTAACATCAATGTTGATATGATATCACAAAATATGAATAACGAAAAAAACGATATTACCTTTACAATACAAAGAACAGATGTAAGTCAAACTAAAAACTTGCTCAAGGAGAATAAAGATAAAATTTTATATGATAGTTTATCTATAGATGAATCTGTAGCTAAGGTCTCTATAATTGGGGTAGGGATGCTTTCACATTCTGGAGTTGCTTATCAAATGTTTAAAACTCTAAATGAGAAGGGAATTAATATTCTAGCAATTACAACGTCAGAGATAAAAATTAGTGTTCTAATCCCGGAAGATTATGCAGAACTTGCTGTCAGGGCACTGCATACCGTATATGATTTAGATTCTAGCGAATCGATTTCTTAA
- the mtaB gene encoding tRNA (N(6)-L-threonylcarbamoyladenosine(37)-C(2))-methylthiotransferase MtaB, producing the protein MNEIVTFGCRLNFYESELIKDALKKASRDNVTVVHSCAVTNEAERQVKQKIRKIHKQNPAAEIIVVGCAVQLDPTSYIKIPGVTQVLGNDDKLNYENYLPSSEKVIVSDINNVRKLSPPLINSFADKARAFIEIQNGCNHSCTFCSITHARGNNRSVPISNIIKQIKIFLEKGYQEIVFTGVDITDFGTDLFGKPSLGLMIKRVLKEVPELKRLRLSSVDIAEVDDELLELITRELRLMPHLHLSLQSGNDLILKRMKRRHSREQTIRFCQKIKKCRSNVAFGADIIAGFPTESDQMFEDTVSLLEEIDVVYLHVFPYSNRKNTPAERMPQVPIHIRKERANYLRSLGKIRLEKFNRSLIGSSQSILIEQKHIGRAENFALVKFEHDIAIKSIAEVKITAADGNYLFEKLSQM; encoded by the coding sequence ATGAATGAAATAGTAACATTTGGTTGCCGTCTTAACTTTTATGAAAGTGAATTAATCAAGGATGCTCTAAAAAAGGCAAGTAGGGATAATGTCACTGTGGTTCATAGTTGTGCTGTAACAAATGAAGCAGAGCGTCAAGTAAAACAAAAGATACGTAAAATTCATAAGCAAAACCCGGCCGCTGAAATTATAGTAGTTGGTTGCGCTGTACAGCTTGACCCTACATCTTACATTAAAATCCCTGGAGTTACTCAAGTACTTGGTAATGATGATAAATTAAATTATGAAAATTACTTACCTAGCAGTGAAAAGGTTATAGTCAGCGACATAAATAATGTACGTAAGCTCAGCCCTCCTCTTATCAATAGTTTTGCAGATAAAGCAAGAGCTTTTATAGAAATTCAAAATGGCTGTAATCACAGCTGCACATTTTGTTCAATAACTCACGCAAGGGGTAATAATCGCTCTGTACCAATTAGTAACATCATAAAACAAATAAAAATATTTCTTGAAAAAGGGTATCAAGAAATAGTATTTACAGGAGTTGATATCACAGATTTTGGTACAGATTTATTTGGCAAGCCTTCTTTAGGTTTAATGATAAAGAGAGTGTTAAAAGAAGTGCCAGAACTTAAAAGGCTTAGGTTATCGTCAGTAGATATAGCAGAGGTTGATGATGAATTGCTAGAACTTATAACACGAGAGTTACGTCTTATGCCACATCTACATTTAAGTCTACAATCGGGGAATGATTTAATCCTTAAAAGAATGAAGCGTAGACATAGCAGAGAACAAACAATTAGATTTTGCCAGAAAATCAAAAAATGTAGAAGTAACGTTGCTTTTGGAGCTGATATCATCGCTGGCTTTCCAACAGAAAGTGACCAGATGTTTGAAGACACTGTAAGTCTTTTAGAAGAAATTGATGTCGTTTATCTTCATGTTTTTCCCTATTCAAATAGAAAAAATACACCAGCTGAAAGAATGCCACAGGTGCCCATCCATATACGTAAAGAAAGAGCAAATTATTTAAGAAGTTTAGGCAAAATCAGACTTGAAAAATTCAACAGATCGCTTATTGGCTCCTCACAAAGTATCTTAATTGAACAAAAACATATAGGCAGAGCAGAAAATTTTGCTCTTGTAAAATTTGAACATGATATTGCAATTAAGAGTATTGCAGAAGTTAAAATTACCGCTGCAGATGGAAATTACCTCTTTGAAAAATTATCTCAAATGTAA
- a CDS encoding efflux RND transporter permease subunit: protein MKGIIEVFVGRNRATLLLLLMIFFIGIYSYVQMPRETNPDIQIPIINVSVNLQGIPPEDSERLLAIPMENELKSIQGIEEISSVATDDRAYVTLKFKVGFDSKKALEDVRAKMDNIRSKLPSEADHLAAHEVNLSLFSVINVGLIGNLPERTLNEITRNLKNAIETLPNVLSVEVAGIRKEIVEVIIKPSVFNSYNLQLDEILNAIAHNNRLIGAGVLEGDTGRYSIKISGTFKDVKDILKVPLRVQGDAVVTVADVAKVYYKFEDRKGFARINGKPAIVFEVSKRTGANVIETINQVKSLISKAELPKNLSVVYMQDQSDKIIDIIDDLENSIIFSMLLILIVMMLTMGTRISMLVSLAIPGSFLLGIIILHFMGITLNIVVLFSLIMAVGMLVDDSIVVNEYADRKMISGLNPSEAFRAAATDMFWPVTSATLTKLAVFIPLLFWPGVTGEFMKYIPITLIATLSSSLVIALIFTPTLGAIFGKPSTTLPEKVEKMNAIESGSLEKTSTFLKAYVSVLNKVLNNPKRFIFITITVLISVSIVYFKFGSGVEFFPSIEPDNAVINVRAKGNLSVKERDLILREVEDHILDMKDEIKIFYARSGLFTSEESSDDMIAKIQLEFANWHLRRKACNVIDDIRNRMQNIKGVVIEVQEEKMGPQGDKPIQINLSSKSWAKMEAALSKILTLMHNLPGFINIQDSRASPEIEWDIDIDRSKAMLSGTDITVVGEFIKMVTSGVIIGKYRPNNLDEEIDIIARFPKENRNLKTLDNLFVSTKEGPSPISIFTQRSPKNKISRINRTDGMRMLTVSADVASGYLASEQIEFIKLQKDWDKEVIVDFKGESKDQNEAQAFLLKAFILAIMLMILVLVTEFNSVYNTFIVMTAVFLSTTCVFCSLLLLKQVFGIVMGGVGIIALAGIIVNNNILLIDSFENKLKLYGVKEAIIRACISRVRPILLTVATTGLGLLPMITKISINFFKRKITYNAPASQWWTHLSITIASGLILATALTLFFTPALLYCKKYKGASE from the coding sequence ATGAAAGGAATAATTGAAGTATTTGTAGGTCGTAATAGAGCAACTCTATTGCTACTGCTTATGATTTTTTTTATTGGTATTTATTCTTATGTGCAGATGCCACGTGAGACTAATCCAGATATCCAAATACCTATTATTAATGTTTCTGTAAATTTGCAAGGTATCCCTCCTGAGGATAGTGAACGCCTACTTGCAATTCCTATGGAAAATGAACTTAAGTCAATTCAAGGCATTGAGGAGATATCGTCAGTTGCAACCGATGACCGTGCATATGTTACACTTAAATTTAAAGTTGGGTTTGATAGCAAGAAAGCTTTGGAAGACGTAAGAGCAAAAATGGATAATATACGCTCAAAACTACCAAGTGAAGCAGATCACCTAGCAGCACATGAAGTAAATTTAAGCCTATTTTCGGTTATAAATGTTGGTTTAATTGGAAATTTGCCAGAGAGAACGTTAAATGAAATAACACGTAATTTAAAAAATGCAATAGAGACTCTACCCAACGTTTTGAGTGTTGAAGTTGCAGGCATACGCAAAGAAATAGTTGAGGTTATAATTAAGCCTAGCGTATTTAACAGCTATAACCTGCAGCTTGATGAAATCTTAAATGCAATAGCGCACAATAACAGATTAATTGGAGCTGGAGTACTAGAAGGTGATACTGGTAGATATTCAATAAAAATATCAGGTACATTTAAAGATGTAAAAGACATACTAAAAGTGCCACTAAGAGTGCAAGGAGATGCTGTAGTTACAGTAGCAGATGTAGCAAAAGTATATTATAAATTTGAAGATAGAAAAGGGTTTGCTCGTATAAACGGCAAGCCAGCTATTGTATTTGAAGTCTCAAAGCGTACAGGTGCAAATGTTATAGAGACTATAAATCAAGTAAAGAGTCTAATTAGTAAAGCGGAACTTCCAAAAAATTTATCTGTAGTTTATATGCAAGATCAGTCAGATAAAATCATAGATATTATCGATGACCTTGAGAACAGCATAATATTTTCTATGCTGCTTATACTTATTGTTATGATGCTGACTATGGGCACAAGGATATCTATGCTGGTTTCTTTAGCAATTCCAGGATCATTTTTGCTTGGTATTATCATACTTCATTTTATGGGAATCACGCTCAATATAGTAGTACTGTTTAGCTTAATTATGGCTGTTGGCATGCTAGTTGATGATTCAATTGTAGTGAACGAATATGCTGACAGAAAAATGATTAGTGGATTAAACCCAAGTGAGGCATTTAGGGCAGCTGCAACCGATATGTTCTGGCCTGTAACTTCTGCCACTTTAACAAAATTGGCTGTGTTTATTCCACTTTTATTTTGGCCAGGGGTAACTGGCGAATTTATGAAATATATACCCATCACTTTAATTGCAACTTTAAGTAGTTCCTTAGTTATAGCTTTAATCTTCACTCCTACTTTAGGTGCAATATTTGGCAAGCCATCCACAACTCTGCCAGAAAAAGTTGAAAAAATGAATGCCATAGAAAGTGGCAGCCTAGAAAAAACTAGCACTTTCCTCAAAGCTTACGTAAGTGTTTTAAATAAAGTCTTGAATAACCCAAAAAGATTTATTTTCATTACCATAACTGTTTTAATATCAGTAAGTATAGTTTACTTTAAATTTGGTTCAGGTGTGGAATTCTTTCCAAGTATAGAACCAGACAACGCAGTAATAAATGTTAGAGCTAAAGGTAATCTATCAGTTAAAGAACGTGATCTTATACTTAGGGAGGTTGAGGATCACATATTAGATATGAAGGATGAAATTAAGATTTTTTATGCAAGATCTGGACTATTCACATCAGAAGAAAGTTCAGATGATATGATAGCTAAAATCCAACTGGAATTTGCCAATTGGCACCTGCGTCGTAAAGCTTGTAATGTAATAGATGATATTAGAAATCGTATGCAGAACATTAAAGGAGTCGTAATTGAAGTTCAAGAAGAAAAAATGGGACCACAAGGAGATAAACCAATACAAATCAATCTAAGTTCAAAATCTTGGGCAAAAATGGAAGCAGCATTAAGTAAAATTTTAACGCTGATGCATAACTTACCAGGGTTTATCAATATTCAAGATAGTCGCGCGTCACCCGAAATTGAGTGGGATATAGATATTGACCGCAGCAAGGCTATGCTTTCTGGAACTGACATTACAGTTGTTGGTGAATTTATAAAAATGGTAACTAGTGGCGTGATAATTGGAAAGTATAGGCCAAATAATCTTGATGAAGAAATTGATATTATTGCTCGTTTTCCTAAGGAAAATCGCAACCTTAAAACTTTAGATAATTTATTTGTTAGCACAAAAGAAGGTCCATCTCCTATTAGCATTTTTACTCAGCGTAGCCCTAAAAATAAAATTAGTAGAATAAACAGAACAGATGGAATGCGCATGCTTACAGTTTCTGCTGACGTTGCTTCTGGGTATTTAGCTAGTGAGCAAATAGAATTTATTAAACTGCAAAAAGATTGGGATAAGGAAGTTATAGTTGATTTTAAAGGTGAGAGTAAAGATCAAAACGAAGCTCAAGCTTTTTTACTGAAAGCATTTATACTTGCAATAATGCTTATGATCTTAGTGCTCGTTACAGAATTTAATAGTGTTTATAACACTTTTATTGTTATGACTGCAGTATTTTTATCTACAACTTGTGTTTTTTGCAGTTTACTGCTGCTAAAGCAAGTATTTGGCATTGTAATGGGGGGTGTTGGAATTATCGCTCTTGCTGGAATTATAGTAAACAATAACATATTACTGATTGATTCTTTTGAAAATAAACTAAAACTTTATGGCGTAAAAGAAGCTATAATTAGAGCTTGTATCTCAAGAGTTAGGCCAATATTACTTACTGTAGCAACAACAGGGTTAGGTTTATTGCCTATGATCACAAAAATTAGTATTAATTTTTTTAAACGTAAAATTACGTACAATGCTCCTGCAAGCCAATGGTGGACCCATCTTTCAATTACGATAGCAAGCGGCCTAATCCTTGCTACAGCACTTACTTTATTTTTTACACCAGCATTGCTTTACTGTAAAAAATATAAAGGAGCAAGTGAATAG